The genomic window GGCTTAAGGAGTTTTATATCCGCATTCGTTCCTGTTCCGGAGACATATACTCCCGTGTTTGTTCCTGTGGCAAAGTTACTATCCGTCGTCTCTACCCATGTATTCGCCGTCCCCGTAATCATTACACCACTTGCATCTGCTTGAATGTTTGCATCTTTCGAAGCAAACTCCGTCCAGTTTTCTTGATTATTGGTATGTGTAGCAGTATTTACTGTTACTCCTCCTATCCAACTACTTTGAATCCATCCATACGTTGCTCCTTTTATATTTTTTGAAAAGAAAAAAGAGACTCCTCCTAAGATAAGAATGGTTAAGAGGAAAGTAGAAGTGAGTTTTCTTTTTTTGGAGAGGAAAGAAAAAAAAGAAGAAAGAGAGATTTCTTTTTTTTCTTTTATAGAATAAGTATTGTTTTTTTCTTTTCGTATTCCATCAAGAGTTCTTTGTAGTTTGGGGGGAGTATTTTTTTTCGTAAACATCATACTATTTTATTGTATAATAAATGTTCTTTTTTTTGTTTGTGAAATAATCTTTTTTCTTTTTTTAGTATAGGATGTTTTGTGTTTTTTGTGAAATGGGAGTTTTATTCACACTTTTTTCTGTCTTTTCTCCCTGAGGAAAAGGGATTACCGAGTCTTTCTCTCTTTCTTCTCTCCCTTTGCCAAAAGGGAGTACCCGAGTCTTCGAGGGGGAGGGATTTGTATTGATTTCACAAAAGAATTTCATACAAAGAAAATCCCCCTCAATCCCCCTTTTTCTCAGGGGGAGGAATCCGAACAACGAAAAGAAAATCCGGAAAGTTTTCTTGATTTATCACAAAGATTCGTCGGTAGAAAAGGCAAGAATGGGTGTGGAATTATCTCTTTTATTTCTTTGGAAAAACATCAAAGAATGGGGCGTATTTATCTTCTTCCATAGAAACGAAAAATTCATCAGTTGTATCTTCATTACTAAATTCAACACCCGAAACACCACGAACAAGTGCCAATGGAACCCGTTCTGATCCCTCTCCCATAACCAAAGTTCCTGCCGAGGCAATCATATCAATCATATTCGATCGCTCGATAACGAAAGGCCTTTCGAATAAATCTTTCTTCCCGATATAATTTTTCAAAGGATGCATACCAAAATATCCTATACCCACACCAATAGCACCATAACGCAAGAGAACAGATTGGCTGTCCACAGCAATGACAGCAAAACGCTTAAGATGATATTTCTCTCTCAAAAATGTCTGAATCTCTCGACACAAAGAAGTACTATTTTCTGGCCAAAGAATATAATACCCATTACCATTTGATTCATCGATACCTGCCGAACTTACCAATGTATTTCCCTTGATAGTAAGAGAAAAATTTCTTTTCAAAGCTTTGTTGTGATAAGAAAAAAAATGATCTGCTTCAAGAAGAATTAAATCTTCTTTTGAAATATGTTTGGTGGGTACGCATCTACCTTGATGAATAGCTAATACTTTTGAAGAAATCAATAAAATATCTTCTTCTCGGATATCGGAAATACTTTCTTCAAAAACAGTATAAAGATCATCTTTTGGAGGATGCACTATTCTTGTTTGTATACCGATAACTTCCATATACTGTGTATAAAATTCTTATGAATTTTCTTTCGTCACAAAATTTTCATCGCTATACGGTAAAAATTTCGAAATTGTAGGAGAAAGAAAAAATTAATAACAATCATTTTATAAAGCTCCCCAGCTACTCAAAACCGATTCATAGATAGCTATAAGCTCTTTTGCTGTGGAATGATCAAGAGAGAAAGAAGATTCTTTTATTATAGAATTTCGAATAAGATGCGCTCTAAGAAGGTCTTCTTTTCTGCTCAATTGTTCTGAAGAAGCCAACTCCACTCGTTCTCGAAAATTCGTTCCTGGAAATCTCGAAATTTCCAGAACATAATCAACGATTCTATCCGCTTCCAAAATAGCAATTTTCCAATCTGAATCCGTATGTCCCGACATATGCTCGGATACAATTTTCCATTGTTTTTTTATGAATTTTCTATGAGCTACTGGCATATCGGCTCCAAATTTCCCTACACGAATATCTTTTTTCACATCACGCAAAATAAGAAGCATTATCAGATCAAGAAAAAGAACTATGGTATACACAGCCAAAAGAAAGCGTAAAAAATCCAAAAAAGGTGAATTCCAAAAGGAAGCAATAAATCTAAGTAAAGATGCAACTATTTCTCCAAACGTTATCTCCATAAAAAAAGTATTATTTTGACATCAACGCCTTCTCAAACACATCCGCAGCGGCAAGAAGACCTTCTTCATCAAACCACTTCGCCATCAGCTGGCCTCCAATAGGAAGAGATTTTCCATTTTTTTCAAGAGAGCCAATAGGAAATGAAATAGCTGGAACGCCTGCAATATTGGCAGTAACTGTATATATATCCGAAAGATACATTGAAAGTGGATCCTCTATTTTGGCACCAAATTCAAAAGCAACTTCTGGACTTGTGGGACCAAACAAAAGATCAACTTCTTCAAAAACCCGTTCAAAATCTTTGCGTATAAGAGATCGCACTTTCTGAGCTTTTTTGTAATAGGCATCGTAATATCCTGAGCTTAGCGCATACGTTCCAAGCATAATCCTTCGCTTCACCTCAGAACCCAAAAATTGAGATCTTGATTTTGAGTATACTTCGAAAATTGTCTTCGCTTCAGGACTCCCCGAGCCAAATCGAATACTGTCATATCGAGCCATATTTGAGCTTACTTCAGAAGATACGAGAATATAATACACAGGTATCGCATATTCAATCGTTGGCAAAGAAACATATTCCACAATCGCTCCTTTTTCTTTAAAAAGAGTAAGAGATTCTTCGATTTTTTGTCTGATTTCAGGATCTAATCCCTTGTGCTCAATCCATTCTTTAATAACGCCTATCTTCTTGCCCGTTATATCTCCCGTAAGAAAATCTTCATATCGTTTTCCAAAACTCTGCGCAGTGGTCGCATCATGAATATCCTCTCCCGATAAAGAAGAAAGTATAATAGCCGTGTCTTCCACGCTCATAGCAAAAGGACCGATTTGATCCAAACTCGACGCCATAGCCAAAAGTCCATAACGAGAAACCCTTCCGTATGTAGGTTTCAAACCGACAGTGCCACAAAAAGACGCAGGCTGACGAATAGATCCTCCTGTATCCGAACCAAGAGCCCATGGCACCATACCCGAAGCGACAGCGACAGCAGACCCACCCGAAGATCCACCAGGAACTCGAGAAATATCATGGGGATTTTTTGTTTTTTTATAAGCACTTGTTTCTGTGGATGACCCCATAGCGAATTCATCCATATTGGTTATACCAACAAGAATAGCTCCTTCCTCTGCCAATCGTTGAATAACCGTAGCGTTATAGGGAGCACGAAATCCGGAAAGCATTCGGGAACCCGCAGTTATGGATTCTCCCTCTACACACATATTATCTTTTGCTGCATAGGGAATTCCTGAAAGCATCCCCATTTCTCGGCCAAGATCAAACTGGATATCCATTGTATCAGCCTCTTGTAAAGCCTTTTCTTTTCTTAAAGTAACAAAAGCATCAAGATCTTTTTCTTTCTTTTCGATAACTTCAAAATAACTTTCCACGATTGATCGGCTGGTTATTTCCCTCTTTCGCAATTTTTCTTGTAATTGACGTATCATAAAAAATTTAAGCTAAAACTTGCTTTACTACTATACAATCATTTTTTTTCTTCGGAATATTTTTTATAAGTAACTCATGTTCTTGTTCTTTAGCGCTATGAACACGATCCTCACGGTAGATATTTACCATACCCGTTATATGTCCGATAGGAGCAATCTCTTGCGTATCAAGCTCATTAAGTTTTTCTATATATTCCAAGATGGCACTCATTTCTTTACCAAATTTTTCTACCTCTTGATCTGATAATTCAATACGAGCGAGATGCGCAATATGACAAACTTCTTCTTTGGAAAGCATAAAGAAAAAAATTAACAACTATTCAAAAATAGAAAAGATTCTCTATCCACACAATGCTTTCTATTTATTTTCTTAAGTATAAATCAAAGAAACATTTTATGCGATATTGACACTTTTGTGTTTTTCTGATGTTATTCTTGTGTCGTTATCGAAGAATCTTCGTAACGACGATATAGCTATCACGATGTTATTTAACAACGCAAGATGCATTTTAACTTAAAAAATAAGAGGTATACATACAATGGCTACGTTCTTTATAAATTCAAAGAATATTTTCACCGCTGTAATCAGAGAGAATCACATTCCTCTCTATAAAGAAATAAGAAAGTCCGGAGGATGCCCCCCTTTAGGAGGTGCTAAAATATTTGTTTTCTATAAAAAAGAAATGGGTATATTTAGCGATATTTTTTCCAACATACCACCTGTAAAGGATCTTTATAGAAACTGCGCAGGAACTATAGATGATTTTCATTGGCTTATCCAAAAAGGACAACATAGGTATACACAAGAGTATCGATTTACTGGGTGGGATGGTTTTATCCCATTTTGTGACGAAAATCTCTTTTGTAATGAAAAAGAAGAATATTATCTCACCAATCTTAGTGACATAAGAAAAATATTTTTCTCAACATAAAATACTAATCCAAAGTTAGAATAAAGAAACCGAGTCCCGATGACTGAAAAACTTTCAGAAAATCGGGACTTTTTTATTTTCAAATAAAAAATGATGAAGGCGGAGTATGAGAAAATTATTTTCCTAATATTTCAAACAAATTTTCTTCTGAAAGAATTTTAATATCCAATTCCAAAGCTCTTTCGTACTTTGATCCAGGGTTTTTCCCACAAACAAGATAATCTGTTTTTTTACTTACGCTCGAAGAAACTTTTCCTCCGTATTCTCGTATAATGTTTTTTATTTCCTCACGAGAAAAACGCTCCAACTCACCCGTAATCACCATCGTTTTACCAAGAAAAGCATTTTTATTTTTCCCCTCAACGGAAGTGTTTTTTTTGACTTTTTTAAAACGAACTCCCAAATCATCAAGTCGATGGAGTATTTCTTGATTTTGATCATACGAAAACCATTCTTCTATACTTTTTGCCACTTTAGGTCCGATTCCCTCTATACTTTCCCATTCTTCAGCTGAAATATCTTTCATAGTATCAGCAAATTTTCGAATATGAGAAAATGCTAAGGGGTAATGATTCTGAATATATCCTTCCAAAAGTCGAGCTGTTTCCTCTCCTATATGATGAATTCCCAAAGAAAAAAGAAAATGATCAAATGTTATTTCTTTGCTTTTTTCTATCGCTTCCATAAGATTAGATGCTGATTTCTCAGCAAATCTTTCCAAGGGACGAAGATCTCCTTCTTTTAACTCAAAAAAATCAGCAAAATCCCCTACCAAACCCTCGTCAATCAATTGCTTTACAATTTTTTCTCCTAGTCCATCGATATTAAAACCCTTCTTCCCCACAAAATGAATAAGTCTTTCAAGCTCAACAGCGAAACACCGCGGATTCATACAATAATAAGCCACACTTACTTTTTTCAGACCGCTATCCACTTCTTTTCGTTCGACAAGAGATCCACATGAAGGACAGGCTCCCGGCATAATAAATAATCTTTCTTTTCCTGTTCTCATAGAAAAAAGCACCTCCACTATATCGGGAATAACATCTCCAGCTTTTTGAATAACAACGGTATCTCCAATGCGCACATCTAGCCGTTTTATTTCATCTTCATTATGCAAAGTTGAACGAGAAACGATAGATCCCGCCACCTGAACTGGTCGAAGATGCGCCACAGGAGTAAGCACTCCCGTTCTTCCTATTTGAATCGTTATATCTTCTACAACCGTTGTGACTTTCTGGGCGGGAAACTTATAAGCAATTCCCCATCGAGGTGATTTTCCTGTATATCCCAATTCAACTTGAACTGGTTTTTCATTAATTTTTACTACTACACCATCAACATCATAATCATACGTTGACTTTTTTTCAGACGCTTCCTTATAAAATGTTTCTATCTCAGAAAGAGAAAGACATTTTTTATGATAAGGATTTACTTTAAAGCCCAATTGGGAAAGAAGAAGAAGTTCATCGATCTGCGTTTGAGGCTGTCTAAGAAAAAAAGATTTTTCTTCACCATGAAGAGTTTTGTACACAAATGATTTACCCTCGATCTCTGATGAAAAAGAAAGATAATCTATATCATAAAGAAAAGAATCTAATTTTCTTTTTGCGACAATTTTTGGATCAAGTTGACGAATAGAACCGGCAGCAGCATTTCTTGTATTGGCAAAGACAGCATCTCCAGCTTTAGTTCTATTTTTATTCAAACGTTCAAGTTCTTTTTTGGCCATCCATATTTCTCCCACAACAATACTATCTACAGGAGCATTGAGAATAAAAGGAATTGATTGAATAGTGCGTACATTTTCTGTAACGTCTTCTCCGATACGACCATCTCCCCGGGTTGCTCCTCGTTTTAACACACCTTTTTCATATTCAAGAATAATCTTTAATCCATCAATTTTCATCTCAGTACAGTAAGTAATATCACCCCTCCATAATTTCAGAGCACGACTTTCCCATTTCTTTAATTCTTCAAAAGAAAAAACATCATCAAAAGACCATTGACGAACGCGATGCTCGACTTTAGAAAACGCTTCTATAGCGGCTCCCCCAATCCGAACTGTTGGACTGGTGGGAGATTGGAATTGAGGATATTTTTCTTCAAGATCTTTAAGCTCAGCCATAAGCGAGCTGTATATCTCATCAGTAACTTCGGGATCATTCAAAACATGATATCGATACCGAAGTTGATCGATTTCTTCTCGAAGTTTTTGAATCCTTTCTTCTATTGAATAAAATTTTTCTTTCGTCATACGAAAAGAGTATACCTCTTTCCAAAATAAATCGCGATATTGACAAATGCTATAATTCGTGATGAAATTTATGAGCATTACAAGTTCCTTCATTCAACTAAAAAAATAGAGGAGAAATTCGTTATGATTTCCCTACAAAGAGGCACTCTTTTTAAATGCTCAGATTATCGTGCGGGCATTATTGTGAGAGTAGAATGCGATAGAATAATCGCGATAGTCCTCTGTGAACAGCAACACCACCAAGAAAGAGGTTGGCGTCTCAGAACAAAAAATCTAGATTTTAAAACGCCTTTTAGTCCTATGAATATTGCTGAGATTCCAAGAGTAGCATCTTCAGCATTGGCTACTATATGGAAAACTCTCCAATTTTCAAAACGCACATGAAAAGGTTCTTATGAACTCTATCCCCCACCCCCAAAAAGTTAA from Candidatus Moraniibacteriota bacterium includes these protein-coding regions:
- a CDS encoding coenzyme F420-0:L-glutamate ligase, whose protein sequence is MEVIGIQTRIVHPPKDDLYTVFEESISDIREEDILLISSKVLAIHQGRCVPTKHISKEDLILLEADHFFSYHNKALKRNFSLTIKGNTLVSSAGIDESNGNGYYILWPENSTSLCREIQTFLREKYHLKRFAVIAVDSQSVLLRYGAIGVGIGYFGMHPLKNYIGKKDLFERPFVIERSNMIDMIASAGTLVMGEGSERVPLALVRGVSGVEFSNEDTTDEFFVSMEEDKYAPFFDVFPKK
- the gatC gene encoding Asp-tRNA(Asn)/Glu-tRNA(Gln) amidotransferase subunit GatC; this translates as MLSKEEVCHIAHLARIELSDQEVEKFGKEMSAILEYIEKLNELDTQEIAPIGHITGMVNIYREDRVHSAKEQEHELLIKNIPKKKNDCIVVKQVLA
- the ligA gene encoding NAD-dependent DNA ligase LigA — encoded protein: MTKEKFYSIEERIQKLREEIDQLRYRYHVLNDPEVTDEIYSSLMAELKDLEEKYPQFQSPTSPTVRIGGAAIEAFSKVEHRVRQWSFDDVFSFEELKKWESRALKLWRGDITYCTEMKIDGLKIILEYEKGVLKRGATRGDGRIGEDVTENVRTIQSIPFILNAPVDSIVVGEIWMAKKELERLNKNRTKAGDAVFANTRNAAAGSIRQLDPKIVAKRKLDSFLYDIDYLSFSSEIEGKSFVYKTLHGEEKSFFLRQPQTQIDELLLLSQLGFKVNPYHKKCLSLSEIETFYKEASEKKSTYDYDVDGVVVKINEKPVQVELGYTGKSPRWGIAYKFPAQKVTTVVEDITIQIGRTGVLTPVAHLRPVQVAGSIVSRSTLHNEDEIKRLDVRIGDTVVIQKAGDVIPDIVEVLFSMRTGKERLFIMPGACPSCGSLVERKEVDSGLKKVSVAYYCMNPRCFAVELERLIHFVGKKGFNIDGLGEKIVKQLIDEGLVGDFADFFELKEGDLRPLERFAEKSASNLMEAIEKSKEITFDHFLFSLGIHHIGEETARLLEGYIQNHYPLAFSHIRKFADTMKDISAEEWESIEGIGPKVAKSIEEWFSYDQNQEILHRLDDLGVRFKKVKKNTSVEGKNKNAFLGKTMVITGELERFSREEIKNIIREYGGKVSSSVSKKTDYLVCGKNPGSKYERALELDIKILSEENLFEILGK
- the gatA gene encoding Asp-tRNA(Asn)/Glu-tRNA(Gln) amidotransferase subunit GatA, giving the protein MIRQLQEKLRKREITSRSIVESYFEVIEKKEKDLDAFVTLRKEKALQEADTMDIQFDLGREMGMLSGIPYAAKDNMCVEGESITAGSRMLSGFRAPYNATVIQRLAEEGAILVGITNMDEFAMGSSTETSAYKKTKNPHDISRVPGGSSGGSAVAVASGMVPWALGSDTGGSIRQPASFCGTVGLKPTYGRVSRYGLLAMASSLDQIGPFAMSVEDTAIILSSLSGEDIHDATTAQSFGKRYEDFLTGDITGKKIGVIKEWIEHKGLDPEIRQKIEESLTLFKEKGAIVEYVSLPTIEYAIPVYYILVSSEVSSNMARYDSIRFGSGSPEAKTIFEVYSKSRSQFLGSEVKRRIMLGTYALSSGYYDAYYKKAQKVRSLIRKDFERVFEEVDLLFGPTSPEVAFEFGAKIEDPLSMYLSDIYTVTANIAGVPAISFPIGSLEKNGKSLPIGGQLMAKWFDEEGLLAAADVFEKALMSK